Genomic segment of Acidobacteriota bacterium:
TAGCGAGAGACCGAAGCGGGATCTTCCCGAGTTTCCGTACTTGGCCGTTTCGAACCGATCATGTGATTCTGCCATGGAAGGAGAGGATTCGCCTCTTCGGTCCGAGCCTTTGCGAAGGTGCGGTCGAGAGAACCCTTCCCTCGCGGTTCGAGCTCGGCGGCAGCGGCGCTTCCGGGCTCAGCTTCGAGGTCTCGACGGAAGCGGGCGATCGAGAGCGAGGGCCTCCGTGACCTCTGCTTGAAGGGCGACGAAGTCGGGGTGGTCCCGCATCTGGTCGAACAGTGGGTACTGCAGCGCGGCCGGCATCCAGCAGGTGCGCCGCTCCCAGGCCTGGCGCAGATAGTCGATGGTCTGTTGCTGCTCGCCGGCGCCGGCGGCCGCGATGGCGAGCAGCTCCGGATAGAGCGGTGCCTGGGCGTGGACCGCTTCGAACCGTCGTCGGATAAGGCGCCAGAACAGGTCCGGCCGGCCCTCGGTTCGGATGGCCTTGACGATCGCGTCTTGGGTCGCGGCAGGGATTCCCCGCGGCTTCAAGAACAGGTTGGCTTCCTCGGCGAGATCGTCCCAGCGCTCCTGGGACTGGAAGACCAAGGCTCGCACCAGCCGTGAGCCGTCGTATGGATGGGCCAAGGCCAGGCTCTGCTCGGACTGCTCGAGGGCGCCCGCGGGATCGGTGGAGGCATACAGGATCCAGTCGATATCGGCCGCCAGGCCAGGGTGAAACGGCACCAGGTCGGCGAGCTCGAGGCCTGCCTGACGGGCCGCTGGGAGGTTCCGCCGGGCGAGCTCGAGGGCGCCGATCAGGGCCCAGTACCGGGGGCTGTCGTCGGCCTTTCCGGCGAGCGTCGCGAGGTGCGCCAGGGTCTCCTCGGGATTGCGTTCGCGATAGTAGGTGAGGCTGGCGAGGGCGACTCGGCTGGCGATCTGATCCGGGTCTCTGCGCAGGGCTCGACGTGCCGCTCGAGCACTTTCGTCACCGGCCTCGTCATTCAGGCTCGCCAGCCAGCGATCGAACTGCACGACAGCCAGTAGGCCGAGAGTCTGAGCATTTTCCGGGTCGGTCTCCAGGGCTTGGCGGACAAGGTCGAGAGCGGTCGCGTGGTTCACCGGACTTCCCCGGCTGAGCTCGAAGTCCACCTGCAGTGCGAGATTGGCGCCGTCATCAAGACCGAGACGAGAGTGAGCCGGTGGAACCAGCGGTCGCACCAGATCGTCGTTGAGGAAAAACGCCACCGGTGCCATCTGGTTGGTCACGAACTGGTTGCTGCTGGTTGCGATGATGGTGCCGGTCTCGATTTCGAGGAGCTCGGCCTCGATGATCTGGCCGACGACGGAGGGAGTGATCCGACCTCGAATCGCATAGGTGGCTTGCGAAGTCGTCGGGATGCCCTTGTCGTCCTCGGTGAGCAGGACGGTGCTCACCACCAGGGAATCCCGCCAGCGCTGCTTGAGGTCGTGAGAAAGGCTGAAGGCGACGAGCTCGCCATGCTCCGGATCGGCGGCAGTGAACGGCATGACCAAGATGCTGGTGCTCGCCGGCCTGCTCGCCTTGGTCAGCACGAAGGCGAAGGTGCTGGCCAGCAGCAAGCTGGCCACGAGCAGCATCGGCCGGAAGCGGCTTGGCCGGGATTCGGGTATCTCGGTGGGGAGCTCTTCGACCGCGGCGAGAAAGCGATAGCCCTGACCTCGGACGGTCTGGATATATCTCGGTTGCTGGGCCGAATCTCCAAGGACCTCGCGCAGGTTGCGGATGATCGGCGGCAGGCTCTGGTCGTACTCGACCAGCGTGGTTCCCCAGAGCTCCTCGATGAAATCCTCCCGGCTCACCACTTCGCCGGCGCGAGCCACCAGCAGACAGAGGGCGCGGACGCGCAGCTGCTGCAGCGGCACGGGCTGGCCGTCACGAAACAGATTCAGGCGATGGAAGTCGAGCTCGAAAGGGCCAAAGGCGGCGCGGCTGCGGCCTGGCGCGGGGGGAACTTTTGAGGACGGCGAAGGGAGAGGAGTCTCGGCGCTGCGATTCATGAAGGGGCTCCCGAAGAGAGGACGGCATCGGCTCCGAGGAGATTTTCCCACGTTTGCCCGGGATTGCCCCCGCTGGCGCGGACTTGCGAATCTGGCGCTGTCTTGCGGAGCCTTGTCAATCAAACATTTACGCCTCGCGAGGTGCTGTACTCGGGCTCCGATCGGGGCCCGGGAATCTCACGCCTTCTCGCCGCATCACCGATCGGAACCCTCTGGTTCGTCTTGACAGGTCCTCCCGTCTCGGCGGACCGCGGGACTCGTCGCTAGCGGTCGGCGAGTCCCGCCTTTTTATCCCTCACTCTCGAATCTTTGCTGGGCGGATCGGTCTCTGGCCTGGGCCGGCTGTGCTGGCGATCGATCGCGGATCGATCTGGTCGGACTGGGGCGTCGCCGGCGAGGGGCTCAGGGCAGTGGCAGTGGCTCGGCCAACGCCAGGGCCTCGTCGATCTGCTGCTGTAAGGCGGCGAAGGCAGGGTCTTCCCGGTACGAATCGAACAGTGGAAACTGCAGGGCGACGGGACTCCAGGCGGTGCGCCGTTGCCAGCCCCGTCGCAGATGCGCGACGGCGGCGGCACGATGGCCGGCGGCGGCGCTGGCGATCGCCTGAATCTCGGGGTAGACCGCGTAGGACTGGGAGATGCGCTTCAAGCGCTGGCTCTGGAACCGCCAGAAGGGTCGCAGATCGCGTCGACCGGTGGCGGAGATCAAGCCGTCGAGGCTGGTGTCGTCGAGGCCCCGGGGAGCGAGAAAGAGCTCGAGCTCTCGGGTCGCCGCTGGCCAGCGCTCGAGATCCCCGAGAAGCAGCAAGCGGACCAGTCGGTCGGAATCCGTCGGATGATTGAGGGCGAGGCTGGTGCTCGAGTGGTCGAGGGCGCGCTGTGGTTTCCGGGCGCCGTAGAGCATCCAGGTGGCGTGGGATGAGATCAGGGGCGAAAGAGGTGCGAGGCGGGACGCTCTTTCGGCGGCTGCGATGGCCCGGTCGTGATCGCGACGGGCGAGGTGGAGGGTTGCCAGCGTGGCCCACAGGCGGGGTTCCTGGGGAACCTGCTCGGCGAGCGTTGCGAGGGCTTTCCGGGCCTCGTCGGGCCGACGGCGGTGGAAGAACTCGAGACCGACGCGAGTGACCAGGGCGCGGGGCTCGTGAGGATCGACCCCGAGGGCTCGCCGCGCCCAGCGGTCGGCTTCGCGGGCGTGGGCGGGTTCGAGGGTGCTGACCCAGCGGTCATGCTCAATCAGAGCGAGGAGACCGAGGGTGCGGGCATCGCGCGGATTGGTCAGGGCGGCTTGTTGTGCCAGCTCCGAGGCGCGGGCGAGCTCGGCGGGGCGGCCGCGGTCGAAATGATGCAGAGCGCGCAGCAGCAGATCCGGCGGATGACCGGAGGGTTGGCTCAGGATGGTCGAGGGAGGGAACTTGGGCAGCAGCAAGGCGTCGTTGAGCAGGAAGGCGAGATTGGATTCCTCGTGGTGCGGAAGAACCAGCCGATTCGAGGCCAGGAGGTCGCCGTCCCCGGTGCGGACCAGCTCGGCATGAACTTCCCGCCCGACCTCCGTGGCGAGGATCTTGCCGCGGATCTCGAGATCGGCGAGGGATGCGCGGTCTGGTGAATGCTGTTCGTCCAGAACCACCAGTTGAAAGTGGCCCTGCCAGCGCTCGATGAGGTCGCGCGAGACATCGAAGGCGAGGGCGCGCCCGGCGCCTGGGGGCTGTGACTCGAAGTCCCGGACCACCAGCTTCGGTCGCTGCGCCGACCGGTCCTGAAGCAGGACAGCGAGCAACGCCAGGGCGACGACGATGGCGGTGGCGAGGGCGATGTGGCGCCGGCGGGGTCGGCTCGAGTCGTCGACTGCCGACACCGGCGCGATGAAGCGGTAGCCCACGCCGCGGACGGTCTCGATGTAAGTCGGCCGCTGCGCCGAGTCGCCCAAGGTCTTGCGTAGATTGCGGACGATCGGCGGCATGTTGCGCTCGTAGTTCACCGGCGTCGAGGGCCACAGCTCGGCGATGAAGTCTTGGCGCCGGACCACCTCGCCGGCGCGCTCGATCAGCAGCCTCAGGGCTCGGGCGCGTAGCTTCTGGAGCGGCACCTCGTCACCACCGCGGCGCAGAACCAGGGTGTCGAGCTCGAGCTCGAAGGGACCGAAGCGGGCCCGCACGGCGCGCCCGCCGGTCGAGGTGCGGTGAAGCGGTTCAGAGATCGTCATCGAAGTGCGACGCCGATTGGAGACGGGGCTCCTGACGGCGTCGGCAGGAATGGCGAAATCCTCTCACGCCAATCCCCAGGGGACGGAAGCTCGAGCATCCTGGTCTTCTCTGGTCTACGCCTTGCGAACCGCCTCGGTGGGCCTGGGAGTTGCTCTACTGCGGGCCGGACCTGCTGAGTGCGAGAAGGATCTCCGAAGGCCGGATCCGTCCACATTGCCGTTAGATTGGCATCCGGATGGCTGCGGCAAGGTTGGGGATTGTCCCGGGAGCGGTGTGTTCTAGCAGGCTGCTGAAAAAGCCGCGTGGCGGCTTCTTCAGCGCCTGCTGTTTAT
This window contains:
- a CDS encoding winged helix-turn-helix domain-containing protein translates to MTISEPLHRTSTGGRAVRARFGPFELELDTLVLRRGGDEVPLQKLRARALRLLIERAGEVVRRQDFIAELWPSTPVNYERNMPPIVRNLRKTLGDSAQRPTYIETVRGVGYRFIAPVSAVDDSSRPRRRHIALATAIVVALALLAVLLQDRSAQRPKLVVRDFESQPPGAGRALAFDVSRDLIERWQGHFQLVVLDEQHSPDRASLADLEIRGKILATEVGREVHAELVRTGDGDLLASNRLVLPHHEESNLAFLLNDALLLPKFPPSTILSQPSGHPPDLLLRALHHFDRGRPAELARASELAQQAALTNPRDARTLGLLALIEHDRWVSTLEPAHAREADRWARRALGVDPHEPRALVTRVGLEFFHRRRPDEARKALATLAEQVPQEPRLWATLATLHLARRDHDRAIAAAERASRLAPLSPLISSHATWMLYGARKPQRALDHSSTSLALNHPTDSDRLVRLLLLGDLERWPAATRELELFLAPRGLDDTSLDGLISATGRRDLRPFWRFQSQRLKRISQSYAVYPEIQAIASAAAGHRAAAVAHLRRGWQRRTAWSPVALQFPLFDSYREDPAFAALQQQIDEALALAEPLPLP
- a CDS encoding winged helix-turn-helix domain-containing protein; this encodes MNRSAETPLPSPSSKVPPAPGRSRAAFGPFELDFHRLNLFRDGQPVPLQQLRVRALCLLVARAGEVVSREDFIEELWGTTLVEYDQSLPPIIRNLREVLGDSAQQPRYIQTVRGQGYRFLAAVEELPTEIPESRPSRFRPMLLVASLLLASTFAFVLTKASRPASTSILVMPFTAADPEHGELVAFSLSHDLKQRWRDSLVVSTVLLTEDDKGIPTTSQATYAIRGRITPSVVGQIIEAELLEIETGTIIATSSNQFVTNQMAPVAFFLNDDLVRPLVPPAHSRLGLDDGANLALQVDFELSRGSPVNHATALDLVRQALETDPENAQTLGLLAVVQFDRWLASLNDEAGDESARAARRALRRDPDQIASRVALASLTYYRERNPEETLAHLATLAGKADDSPRYWALIGALELARRNLPAARQAGLELADLVPFHPGLAADIDWILYASTDPAGALEQSEQSLALAHPYDGSRLVRALVFQSQERWDDLAEEANLFLKPRGIPAATQDAIVKAIRTEGRPDLFWRLIRRRFEAVHAQAPLYPELLAIAAAGAGEQQQTIDYLRQAWERRTCWMPAALQYPLFDQMRDHPDFVALQAEVTEALALDRPLPSRPRS